A single window of Thalassomonas viridans DNA harbors:
- a CDS encoding efflux RND transporter periplasmic adaptor subunit, giving the protein MNTVAFKTNKKRQWLTATAALSTLILATLFLFDPQQNTLAKAPQPLKAPLVSIINVSPQPYQSQITALGEVKARWQSELRSFVRGEVIELNPAFLVGNKVKKGQVLLSIEKSSYQLQLAEAKSRLSSARVNLLEAQRQMKQAKSNWKLSGVKTKPDSELILYQPQLKVAQDEWQAAQAALAAAEKQFSYTTVVAPFDATVLSRSVNPNETLEIGQALAVLIRDDVLDIPVPLTQQQWQLLPDNWQGQSARLDSLASGLSWQASLSRSTGVIDPSNRQRTLILTASADGQLVSGRMVRAQLPGKTFKQLLKVPQSAITRDGYLWLVDENNRLQRTRATQVFSKNGFNFIRLPDQHLAAQLTQEQPLYRVALTPLLSFLPGAEVNPVSQTGQAPKLTVKR; this is encoded by the coding sequence ATGAATACGGTAGCATTTAAAACCAATAAAAAGCGGCAATGGCTGACGGCAACCGCGGCGCTGTCCACCTTGATATTGGCGACACTGTTCCTGTTTGATCCTCAGCAAAATACCCTGGCCAAGGCTCCCCAGCCGCTAAAGGCGCCGCTGGTTTCCATCATAAATGTCAGCCCGCAGCCTTACCAGTCGCAAATCACCGCACTGGGAGAAGTCAAAGCCAGATGGCAAAGCGAGCTGCGCTCGTTTGTTCGCGGCGAAGTTATCGAACTTAACCCGGCATTTTTGGTCGGCAACAAGGTGAAAAAAGGCCAGGTATTGCTGAGCATAGAAAAAAGCAGCTACCAGCTGCAGCTGGCGGAAGCAAAAAGCCGCTTGTCCAGCGCCCGGGTTAACCTGCTCGAAGCCCAAAGGCAGATGAAGCAGGCGAAAAGCAACTGGAAATTATCCGGGGTGAAAACCAAGCCGGACTCGGAACTGATCTTATACCAGCCGCAGCTGAAAGTGGCCCAGGATGAATGGCAGGCGGCCCAGGCCGCCCTGGCCGCCGCCGAAAAACAATTCAGCTACACCACAGTGGTGGCCCCTTTTGACGCCACCGTGCTCAGCCGCTCCGTCAATCCCAATGAAACCCTGGAAATCGGCCAGGCACTGGCGGTATTGATCCGCGATGACGTGCTGGATATTCCCGTGCCCCTTACCCAGCAGCAATGGCAGCTGTTGCCGGACAACTGGCAAGGACAAAGCGCCCGCCTGGATTCTCTGGCGTCCGGGTTAAGCTGGCAGGCAAGCCTGTCGCGCAGCACCGGGGTTATCGATCCCAGCAACCGCCAGCGGACCCTGATATTAACCGCATCCGCCGACGGCCAGCTGGTATCCGGGCGCATGGTCAGGGCCCAACTGCCGGGAAAAACCTTCAAGCAACTGCTGAAAGTGCCGCAAAGCGCCATCACCCGCGACGGCTACCTCTGGCTGGTAGACGAAAACAATCGGCTGCAACGCACCCGGGCGACACAGGTGTTCAGCAAAAACGGTTTTAATTTCATCCGTTTGCCGGACCAGCATCTGGCCGCGCAATTAACACAGGAGCAGCCATTGTACCGGGTTGCGCTAACCCCGTTACTGAGTTTCCTGCCGGGGGCTGAAGTCAACCCGGTCAGCCAGACCGGGCAAGCACCAAAGCTAACGGTCAAGAGGTAA